Proteins co-encoded in one Oceanispirochaeta sp. M1 genomic window:
- a CDS encoding TolC family protein → MNTGSVKPISILMILLLFRNLLLLQAQETMDLRDCIGLAQLNNVGIISNRLERQDAWKRLRLQLRMFFPEISMAFSKSDSVSAHAPDSRINKIGLSFNQLLFNGGRDLADYRSAARELKLRDLTAEDMLHKIAHQVSLEYVEILKNREILSVQKESLKNLENQIEIAELEYSLGGLTETDLLDINIRAVQYSLNIQDSEETLLLSRFNLSELMNVSITKLPELKGKLNLDYQGLYTDKIIDDDSYVTHLSEDAEEFNKELMSHYLRELNAERDLLDSKISWIPKIAASADLNIAGRDYPLNETSFSLGLNFSFDTPLFPGSMSMSTGKTNPDEHNASISSEISAFDNMEGLITPSIARNELYTAHLETEELKRLIAFRVEALSKSIILNYRRCSISREKIFLETEKLNIEKIRVEMGELTRLDYVKSEIRLANHRTELIEGIAALYSNEIELEMSCGINAEHEDSLLNKLIRTEVNKQ, encoded by the coding sequence TTGAATACGGGCAGTGTCAAACCTATATCCATCCTGATGATACTTCTTCTATTCAGGAATCTCCTCCTTTTACAAGCTCAGGAGACAATGGATTTAAGAGACTGCATAGGTCTGGCTCAGCTCAATAATGTTGGAATAATATCCAACAGACTTGAGCGTCAGGATGCGTGGAAGAGACTCCGTCTTCAGCTGAGAATGTTCTTCCCGGAAATCTCTATGGCTTTTTCTAAATCTGACTCTGTCAGTGCTCATGCTCCTGACAGCAGAATCAATAAAATTGGACTCTCATTCAACCAGCTCCTTTTCAACGGAGGCCGGGATTTAGCAGACTACCGATCAGCAGCAAGAGAACTGAAGCTGAGAGATCTGACAGCAGAAGATATGCTACATAAGATTGCCCATCAGGTCAGTCTGGAATATGTGGAGATCCTGAAAAACAGAGAGATCCTGTCAGTACAGAAAGAATCACTGAAAAACCTTGAAAATCAGATTGAGATTGCCGAGCTGGAATACAGTCTTGGCGGACTGACTGAAACAGATCTGCTGGATATAAATATCCGTGCAGTACAGTATTCCCTGAACATACAGGACAGTGAAGAAACCCTGTTACTGAGTCGATTCAATCTGTCTGAACTGATGAATGTTTCTATTACAAAACTGCCCGAACTGAAGGGAAAGTTGAATCTTGATTATCAGGGATTATATACAGATAAAATTATAGATGACGACTCCTATGTCACTCACTTGTCAGAAGATGCAGAGGAATTTAACAAGGAGCTGATGTCTCATTATCTCAGAGAATTAAACGCCGAGAGGGATCTTCTTGATTCAAAAATCAGCTGGATACCGAAAATTGCAGCCAGTGCCGACCTTAATATTGCAGGCCGCGATTACCCCCTGAATGAAACATCCTTCTCTCTGGGACTTAATTTCAGCTTTGATACCCCCCTGTTTCCCGGCAGCATGAGCATGAGTACAGGAAAGACAAACCCTGATGAGCACAATGCATCAATCAGCTCGGAAATATCTGCATTTGATAATATGGAAGGTCTTATAACTCCCTCCATAGCAAGGAATGAACTCTATACAGCACATTTGGAAACCGAAGAACTGAAACGTTTAATAGCCTTCAGGGTGGAAGCCCTCTCCAAATCAATAATCCTCAACTATCGGCGCTGTTCAATCAGCAGAGAAAAGATATTTCTGGAAACCGAAAAACTCAATATCGAAAAAATCAGAGTAGAAATGGGAGAACTGACCAGACTGGACTATGTCAAATCAGAGATACGACTAGCGAATCATAGAACAGAACTGATTGAAGGGATTGCGGCGCTCTACAGTAATGAAATTGAACTTGAGATGAGCTGTGGAATAAATGCGGAACATGAGGATTCTCTCTTAAACAAGCTGATCAGAACGGAGGTAAACAAGCAATGA
- a CDS encoding pseudouridine synthase, whose translation MNEEIKILWQDDHYAFLYKPAGVLIHRSIFSSDRDTMVKRLYSQFENPPLPVHRLDRPVSGVLAAAFTTEAAAALSECFRNSSIQKIYWAVVRGYLPEEGQIDTALKNYETGAVKEALSDYRRIGTAELPIPSRKYDTSRYSLVEIRPRTGRFHQIRRHLAGIGYPIVGDTSHGDTYCNHHFSEHFKVDGLLLHAGRIELVHPLTGEALSITAEPPECFLRIFDLFNWNIS comes from the coding sequence ATGAATGAAGAAATTAAAATCCTCTGGCAGGATGACCACTATGCATTTCTCTATAAACCCGCAGGAGTTCTGATACACAGGAGTATTTTCTCCTCAGACAGGGATACAATGGTAAAAAGGCTCTATAGCCAGTTTGAGAATCCTCCGCTGCCTGTACACCGCCTTGACCGGCCTGTTTCGGGAGTTCTGGCCGCAGCCTTTACAACAGAAGCGGCAGCTGCACTCTCTGAATGCTTTAGAAACTCATCAATACAGAAAATATACTGGGCTGTTGTACGAGGTTATCTTCCTGAAGAGGGACAAATAGATACTGCCCTCAAAAATTATGAAACAGGAGCTGTGAAAGAGGCGCTCAGTGATTACAGACGTATTGGAACAGCAGAGCTTCCAATCCCTTCACGTAAATATGATACTTCCCGTTATTCTCTTGTAGAGATAAGACCTAGAACAGGCCGTTTTCATCAGATAAGACGCCATCTTGCAGGTATAGGTTATCCTATTGTGGGTGATACATCTCATGGAGATACATACTGTAATCATCATTTCAGCGAGCACTTTAAAGTAGATGGTCTGCTGCTTCATGCAGGCAGGATAGAACTGGTTCATCCCCTGACAGGAGAGGCCCTTTCAATAACAGCAGAGCCACCTGAGTGTTTTCTCAGAATATTCGATCTATTCAATTGGAATATTTCTTGA